TCCTTTTGTTTCCATCGTAATAATAAAGATCGCTTGGTTTCAAATCCTGAGAGTAAGCAGGTTGAGAAACACAGGCGGATAAAAAAAGACCGATAAATATAATTTTAAATGTTTGAACCTTTTTCATAAATAGCTCCTGTTCCAATTTTAATTTGCTCGTCCCCTGATGTTCATAGACCAGGAGGAAATTGTATGAGTTCCGACACCCGTCGTACCAGGAGAAGTTTGACCACCCCATGAAGTGCAAGTACGCACAGAACTTGAATAGTTACACAAATCCGAAACCTTCAAAGACCAGGTTCCGTCTGCGGATTCATCCATAAAGGTAGTTACCCCGAAACGATACCCCGTAAAGTCCGTACATCTGGTAAATGCTGGCGTTGAATTGATACATGCTCTAGGAGATGCCAGGATCGCTGTTTTTCCGGAAGGAGAAGTCAATTCTATTTGCAAATCACCTGGCTCATCCGAGGCTCCGGTTGTAATCGTGAGAGTCAGATCTACGAATTCTATTTTTCCGATTCCCGAAGAACTGACAGCCACTGTATTTGTAGCTCCGGTTGCGTTGTTATTCGCAACAGATGCGTTAGTGGTAGAGCCGGTCACTGCTTTCTGCACTACTGATCCAAGCAATGTCCACGACTTAGCAAGCGTTACCGCAGCATTCGCGTCGGCGGCTCCGAAACCGTATTTATGATTGAATTTTAATCCGGCCCCGTTTGTGAACCAGCCGGCATCGGAAGGATCGTTTTGTCTGGCGGATCTCGCTAAAATCACCCGAACATCTCTCCAAGTTAGACTTGGATTGGCATCTACAATGAGTGCTCCCACTCCGGCAGCTAGAGGAGACGCTGCGGAAGTTCCGCTAAAAGAGCTGGTATAATTCCTGTTTGTCGGTTCGGTAGAGCTTGTTCCTCGGTTGTAACCACCCGTGGAGGAAACATCCGTTGTAAAAATCCCGACGCTATTGTTTCCAAGCGAATGCGCGCAAACCAGTAGATTGGCACCGTCTTCCGAATAGGAAGCTTTTTTACCGTCATTTCCAATGGCGCAAACGGCATTGACTCCGTAATAGTTCGCCTGACCGTCGTAATTCGAATTGTCGGTATAGATATTTGTGCTACTGGCTTGGCCGTAATAAGCAGTTAAAGACCTGCCTCCGTTTCCAGCGGCCCAGAAAAATACGGTTCCTTTTCCGTTTCTACCGGTGGATAATGCTGTGTCGATCCCCGATCTCCAAAAAGATCCGGAAGGAAATAACAATCCCATATTGTCCGCCGCTCCCCAGCTGTTATTCGAGATGAAGATACCTGCAGAATTCGTTGACATCGCATCACCGGCGTTAACATCTGTGGCATTAAAAAGAACATTCCGAGGGCTTATTTTCGCCTTGGAAGCGATTCCGACGCCACCTATGGAATTTTGCGGCGCTGCCATAATTCCGGCTACGGCCGTTCCATGGCATCCTGTGGAAGAAGAGCAAGTTCCGAAACCGTAGAAACTACCGCCATACAACTTCTGATAGCTGGTTGAGTAATTGGCTTTGAGATCTTCGTGGTCTATATCCATACCGTCATCAACGACCGCAATGTTTACACCACCTCCCTTACAACCTTGCGCCCATGCGCCGGTTGCTTTGGCATCTTCTCCCAAAAGAGAACTGGATGTAGAGCCGGTATTGGAGAGGTGCCATTGGCTCGAATAATAAGTATCAGACGGAATATCCGTAGAATCAGTACAGGCTCCGTCCTGGGGTGCCAACAAGCTCTGCAAAATCAGAAGATTGAGTAAATCCTCCAAAGGATCTTTCTTATCCTTTTTGCAATATGAAAAAGAAAGAACAAGAGACAAAAGAAATACAAATTTGAAAGCGCGCAAAATACTATCCCCCGAATAACTATGTTTCAAAACCATAGAACCTGCAATATCGCTGGCAAGTCACTTTTTTATGCTTTTGCCTCAGCTAACCTTTTTGCACGATCTTCCTGAACCAAGGCATCGATCAATTCGTCCAAATCCCCTTCCATAATGGCTGGTAGGTTATGACTGGTAAAACCCACTCTATGATCAGTACATCTTCCTTGAGGAAAGTTATAAGTCCGAATCCTTTCGGAACGGTCTCCCGATCCCACTTGTGCTTTTTTCAAAGCATCTGCGCTTAGTTTGGCGGATTCCGCAAGTTGATCTGCGATTCTGGCGCGCAGCATTCTCATCGCCTTATCTCTGTTTTTGATTTGTGATCTTTCTTCCTGAGAGGCCGATACGATCCCTGTAGGAATATGTGTGATTCGAACTGCCGAGTCCGTAGTGTTAACGTGCTGACCACCCGCACCGGAAGAGCGGTAAACATCGATTCGAAGATCACTTTCCTTGATATCTATTTCTTTTTCTTCCGCTTCCGGAAGAACGGCAACAGTAACTGCCGAAGTATGAATTCGTCCACCTGATTCGGTATCAGGAATCCTTTGTACTCTATGTGTTCCGGATTCGAACTTAAATAAATCGTAAGCACGATCGTCTTCTAATGCAAAAACGATTTCCTTGAACCCACCTATTCCCGTTGGGCTCGAGTCTACTACATCCACCTTCATTCCCACTTTATCAGCATACTTATTATACATTCGGAAAAGATCCGCGCAAAACAATCCGGACTCTTCTCCTCCCGTTCCGGCACGAATTTCAACCAATATGTTTTTGCCGGAGTTGGGATCCGGGGGAAGTAACATGATTTCCAGTTCCTTGGAAAGGGATTCCAATTTTGCTTCTCCTTCTTCCACTTCCGATTTCAACATAGCATGCATGTCGGAATCGTTTTCCGAGGTGAGAAGGGATTTCGCATCTTCGATGTCTTGTGAAATTTTAAGATAATCGGCAGCTTTACTGTAGACAGGTGTTAGGCGAGATCTTTCCTTGGAAAGACTCTTCAGTTGGTCGGGTAGAGTCGCCCGCCCTAACTCATCTTCAATGCGAAGGTATTTTTCTTGTATTTTTTTCAATCTGTCTATCATGTCTATGGAAAGGCTATAGAATGCCTAATTTTGATAAACTAAAAACTATTACTTATTTTGCTTAAGGTGAACGAAAACAAATCCCCGATTCCATCCAATGGCTTTTTAGAGAGCCTAATCGACCTATTTGCAGGTTTGGAACAATACAGAAGCCCTTATGCGCCCACAGTTCAGGCTCCGGATGAAATGGTGGAGCAATTGGTGCAAAATGCCTCGTTCAAAACGGGACTGGTGAGTGCGACCTGCTCTCTCCCTCCCGGTCCCCTCGGACTACTTAGTATTCTACCGGAATTGCTGGTAATCTACCGCATCCAAGGTCATTTGGTTTTGGATATCGCGGCCCTTCACGGAAAAGAAGTCCATGTGACCCGGGAGCTTCTTTTGTATTGTTTATTCAAACACGGAAGCGCCCATGTATTCAGAAAAGTCATAGAGGAAACTTCTTTAAAAATTCTAATTCGCCCGACCACGGTCATGCTGTTTCAATCCTTATTGGAAAAGGTCGGATTATTGATCACCAAAACCGTCCTTCGTAAACAATTTGCTAGGTGGATACCTCTGGGAGGTGCCGTAGTCACTGGAACTTTTGCTTATTTCGATACAAAAAAAGTCGGAACTACCGCCCATGCTCTTTTTTCCAAAGAAATAGAAACTTGGAATCATATAACAGATTTGGAAGCAGAGTGATTTTTTTTAGATTCATTTTTATAATTTACCTTTTACCATTCTTACTTACGATCTCTTGCAAATCAGAACATGAAAATCTAGTTGCTGATATAGATGATTTGATCGCAAGAGAAAAGTATGAAAAGGCTCTCAGCCTTTTGGAAGAAAGACTTTCCGCTAATAGAAATTCAGCGGAAGTCCTTTCCAAATCCAAACCGAACCAACCCCGCTTATTTCAAGTTTCGGAAGACAGAACAAAAATCGTTTGGACGGAAAATAAGACCGTATTTTACAGAGATCTGATTTTGGACAAAAGCGAAGAAAGAGAGCTGAAAATCCGACCGGATAATTTCAAAATATCAGCAAATGGGGATTATGCGGTCATGCAGTTTCCATTAAAACAAAAAGGCGGCTGTGCCATTTTCGCCTACTCTTTGACAAATTCATCTCTCGAATACGAATCAGGTGCTCATGTTCCCTGCAAAACGGGAATGGGAATCACCTCCGACGGAAGCAAGATTTACTATTTCTTTGAAAACGATTTATTCGAAGAAAAAACTTCCTTACCCAAAAACCCTAAAAAATATATCTCCGGCGATGAATTCCCTACTACTTTTCCCAAATTAAAAGCAAACTACCAATTGGCATCCCTGGGAGACGATTGGTTATTGTGGTCGGGAACGGGCGGA
The nucleotide sequence above comes from Leptospira kobayashii. Encoded proteins:
- a CDS encoding S8 family serine peptidase, with the translated sequence MKHSYSGDSILRAFKFVFLLSLVLSFSYCKKDKKDPLEDLLNLLILQSLLAPQDGACTDSTDIPSDTYYSSQWHLSNTGSTSSSLLGEDAKATGAWAQGCKGGGVNIAVVDDGMDIDHEDLKANYSTSYQKLYGGSFYGFGTCSSSTGCHGTAVAGIMAAPQNSIGGVGIASKAKISPRNVLFNATDVNAGDAMSTNSAGIFISNNSWGAADNMGLLFPSGSFWRSGIDTALSTGRNGKGTVFFWAAGNGGRSLTAYYGQASSTNIYTDNSNYDGQANYYGVNAVCAIGNDGKKASYSEDGANLLVCAHSLGNNSVGIFTTDVSSTGGYNRGTSSTEPTNRNYTSSFSGTSAASPLAAGVGALIVDANPSLTWRDVRVILARSARQNDPSDAGWFTNGAGLKFNHKYGFGAADANAAVTLAKSWTLLGSVVQKAVTGSTTNASVANNNATGATNTVAVSSSGIGKIEFVDLTLTITTGASDEPGDLQIELTSPSGKTAILASPRACINSTPAFTRCTDFTGYRFGVTTFMDESADGTWSLKVSDLCNYSSSVRTCTSWGGQTSPGTTGVGTHTISSWSMNIRGRAN
- the prfA gene encoding peptide chain release factor 1, which codes for MIDRLKKIQEKYLRIEDELGRATLPDQLKSLSKERSRLTPVYSKAADYLKISQDIEDAKSLLTSENDSDMHAMLKSEVEEGEAKLESLSKELEIMLLPPDPNSGKNILVEIRAGTGGEESGLFCADLFRMYNKYADKVGMKVDVVDSSPTGIGGFKEIVFALEDDRAYDLFKFESGTHRVQRIPDTESGGRIHTSAVTVAVLPEAEEKEIDIKESDLRIDVYRSSGAGGQHVNTTDSAVRITHIPTGIVSASQEERSQIKNRDKAMRMLRARIADQLAESAKLSADALKKAQVGSGDRSERIRTYNFPQGRCTDHRVGFTSHNLPAIMEGDLDELIDALVQEDRAKRLAEAKA